ATAAAGGTCAGATTGGGTGAGACCTGCTTAAGCTCTGCATCGGCGCGTAAAATGGCGCGCGTTACCGGACCATCAGCCGGGCCAATGTTGGCATGCACGAAGGCATCCGGCAGGGTGCGATCGAGATAGCGCCAGAAACGTTTTATTCGAATATCGATTTCTTCTTGTGTTAGAATTCTAACATACGGCTGCAGCAGCGAATCGAGATGGCCGAGGAACACCGGCATGCCGGTCACGGACGGAACATGGTGGTAAAGGATGGTTAACAGCGACAGGGCATCGTCCAGATCCTTCGCCCCTTCCAGCTCAAGCCACTCTGAACCCTGTTTCAGGAACACCGCATAGTCGGGTAGCACATAGCGCGGCTTGTACGGCGCGTGGCCCTCAAACATATCGCAGATAAATCCCGCCTCCAGCGCCTGGTGCGCTTCGGGGGCCAGCGTCGGGTAGGGCAGGTTGTTTTCCGCCTCCAGCGCCAGAAAATGGCGTTTTTGTTCGGGGCTTAACACCGGGCTTGTCACAATTTGCTGGCAACGTTGTTGCAGGGCATCGGGGCTGGATGGGGACATGGTCGCTTCCTTATTGTTCTGCAGTAATGGGAAGGATTGTAAAAAGAGTCCCGTCGGCCGCCTTTGATCCTGCGCGTGTGCCTGACGCTTTAATCAGCAGTTGTAGCCAAATTATTTGAAGTTGATCTCATTACGGTTATGCAAATTTGTACGCGTATTTCATTAACTGTGATGAATGTCGAAGTGAGAATGCGGGTGGATGTTAGAATACTCACAGACCCGCAAGGTAAAATTTTACGGCTATACGCCGGGAGAATGTTATGACCGATTTAACCGCAAGCAGCCTGCGCGCCCTGAAACTGATGGATCTGACCACCCTGAATGACGACGATACCAACGAGAAAGTGATCGCCCTGTGTCATCAGGCAAAAACCGCCGTGGGCAACACCGCGGCCGTCTGTATCTATCCACGTTTCATTCCGATCGCGCGTAAGACCCTGAAAGAGCAGGGTACGCCGGACGTGCGCATCGCCACCGTCACCAACTTCCCGCACGGTAACGACGATATCGAGATCGCGCTGGCTGAGACCCGCGCCGCTATCGCTTACGGTGCTGACGAAGTGGACGTGGTCTTCCCGTACCGCGCGCTGATCGCCGGTAACGAGCAGGTGGGCTTTGAGCTGGTGAAAGCCTGTAAAGAGGCCTGCGCCGCGGCAAACGTGCTGCTGAAAGTGATCATCGAAACCGGCGAACTGAAAGAAGAAGCGCTGATTCGTAAAGCGTCAGAAATCTCCATCAAAGCGGGTGCCGATTTCATTAAAACCTCCACCGGTAAAGTGCCGGTGAACGCGACCCCGGAAAGCGCTCGCATCATGATGGAAGTGATCCGCGATATGGGCGTGGAAAAAACCGTGGGCTTCAAACCGGCGGGCGGCGTGCGTACCGCTGAAGACGCCCAGCAGTTCCTGGCGATTGCCGACGAGCTGTTCGGTGCCGACTGGGCCGACTCCCGTCACTACCGCTTTGGCGCCTCCAGCCTGCTGGCCAGCCTGCTGAAAGCGCTGGGTCACGGCGACGGTAAGAGCGCAAGCAGCTACTGATAGCATTGTTCGCTGTAGGCCGGATAAGGCGTAGCCGCCATCCGGCGTTGTTCCGGTTCGCCGGGTGGCGCTACGCTTACCCGGCCTACGGTTAGCCTTCGACTAATTCCTCAGGGGGGTTATTTTGTTTCTCGCACAAGAAATTATTCGTAAAAAACGTGATGGTCATGCTTTAAACGACGAAGAGATCCGTTTCTTTATCAACGGCATTCGCGACAATACCATCTCTGAAGGGCAGATTGCGGCCCTGGCGATGACCATTTTCTTCCACGATATGGCGATGCCGGAGCGCGTGTCGCTGACCATGGCGATGCGGGATTCAGGAACCGTTCTGGACTGGAAGAGCCTTAACCTCAACGGCCCGATCGTGGATAAACACTCCACCGGCGGCGTGGGTGATGTCACCTCGCTGATGCTGGGGCCAATGGTCGCTGCCTGCGGCGGCTATATCCCGATGATCTCCGGGCGCGGCCTCGGCCATACCGGCGGCACGCTCGACAAGCTGGAAGCCATCCCGGGCTTCGATATCTTCCCGGATGACAATCGCTTCCGCGACATTATTAAGGACGTTGGTGTGGCAATTATCGGCCAGACCAGCTCCCTTGCCCCGGCGGATAAGCGTTTTTACGCCACGCGTGACATTACCGCGACCGTCGACTCTATCCCGCTGATCACCGCCTCTATCCTCGCCAAGAAACTGGCTGAAGGGCTTGATGCGCTGGTAATGGACGTGAAAGTGGGCAGCGGCGCCTTTATGCCGACCTATGAACTCTCTGCCGCACTGGCCGAAGCGATCGTTGGGGTTTCCAACGGCGCAGGCGTGCGCACCACCGCGCTGCTCACCGACATGAACCAGGTGCTGGCCTCCAGCGCCGGTAACGCGGTCGAAGTGCGCGAAGCGGTGCAGTTCCTGACCGGTGAATACCGTAACCCGCGTCTGTTCGACGTGACCATGGCGCTGTGCGTCGAGATGCTGATCTCCGGTAACCTCGCCAAAGACGACGCCGAAGCGCGCGCTAAACTGCAGGCGGTGCTGGATAACGGCAAAGCGGCCGACATCTTTGGTCGCATGGTCGCGGCGCAGAAAGGCCCGACCGACTTCGTGGAAAACTACGACAAATATCTCCCGACCGCGATGCTCAGCAAAGCGGTGTACGCGGATACCGAAGGCTTTGTCTCGGCGATGGATACCCGCGCGCTGGGCATGGCGGTGGTGTCGATGGGCGGCGGTCGTCGTCAGGCATCGGACAGCATCGATTACAGCGTCGGCTTCACCGATATGGCCCGTCTGGGCGACAGCGTTGACGGCCAACGTCCGCTGGCGGTGATCCACGCCAAAGATGAAAACAGCTGGCAGGACGCGGCGAAAGCCGTGAAAGCGGCCATCACCCTGGCAGATAAAGCGCCAGAAAGCACACCGACCGTCTATCGTCGCATTACCGAATAGCGGTATACTGATCTGATCGCTTTTTTATGAAGCACTGAGTACGGAGAACATATGAAACGTGCATTTATTATGGTGCTGGACTCATTCGGCATCGGCGCTACAGAAGACGCAGATCGCTTTGGTGACACTGGTGCAGACACCATGGGTCACATCGCAGAAGCCTGTGCAAAAGGCGAAGCGAACAACGGCCGTCAGGGCCCGCTGAATCTGCCAAACCTGACCCGTCTGGGTCTGGTGAAAGCTCACGAAGGCTCTACCGGTAAAGTTGCCGCCGGTATGGATGGCAACGCGGAAGTGGTAGGCGCATACGCCTGGGCGCACGAGCTCTCTTCCGGGAAAGACACCCCGTCAGGGCACTGGGAAATCGCCGGTGTACCGGTTCTGTTCGACTGGGGCTATTTCTCTGACCACGAAAACAGCTTCCCGCAGAAGCTGCTGGATAAGCTGGTAGAACGTGGCAACCTGCCGGGCTACCTCGGCAACTGCCACTCTTCCGGTACCGTGATTCTGGATCAGCTCGGCGAAGAGCACATGAAAACCGGCAAACCGATCTTCTACACCTCGGCGGACTCTGTGTTCCAGATTGCCTGCCACGAAGAGACCTTTGGCCTGGATCGCCTGTATGAGCTGTGCGAAATCGCCCGTGAAGAGCTGACCGAAGGCGGCTACAACATCGGCCGCGTCATCGCGCGTCCGTTTGTTGGCGACAAAGCGGGTAACTTCCAGCGTACCGGCAACCGCCACGACCTGGCCGTTGAGCCACCGGCACCTACCGTGCTGCAGAAACTGGTCGACGAAAAAGATGGCCAGGTGGTTTCCGTGGGTAAAATTGCGGATATCTACGCCAACTGCGGCATCACCAAAAAAGTGAAAGCTACCGGTCTGGACGCGCTGTTCGACGCCACCATCAAAGAGATGAAAGACGCGGGTGACAAAACCATCGTCTTCACCAACTTCGTGGACTTCGACTCCTCCTGGGGCCACCGTCGCGACGTTGCAGGCTATGCTGCGGGTCTGGAGCTTTTCGACCGCCGTCTGCCGGAGCTGATGGAGCTGGTGGGGGAAGATGACATTCTGATCCTGACCGCTGACCATGGCTGCGACCCGACCTGGACCGGTACCGACCACACCCGTGAGCACATTCCGGTGCTGGTGTACGGCCCGAAAGTCAAACCAGGTTCGCTGGGGCACCGTGAAACCTTCGCGGATATCGGCCAGACCATCGCGAAATACTTTGGTACGTCCGACATGGAATATGGCAAGGCCATGTTCTGATTTTGATGGGTGCGGCTTGATGCCCTCACCCCGACCCTCTCCCACAGGGAGAGGGTGAAAAGAATAAACCAATTAAAAGGAACTGAAGATGGCAACTCCTCACATTAATGCAGAGATGGGTGATTTCGCTGACGTCGTATTGATGCCTGGCGACCCACTGCGCGCGAAGCACATCGCGGAAACTTTCCTCGAAGACGTGCGTGAAGTGAACAACGTCCGCGGCATGCTGGGCTTCACCGGTACCTACAAAGGCCGCAAAATCTCCGTAATGGGTCACGGCATGGGTATCCCATCCTGCTCCATCTACACCAAAGAGCTGATCACCGATTTCGGCGTGAAGAAAATCATCCGCGTGGGCTCCTGTGGCGCCGTGCGTATGGACGTTAAGCTGCGTGACATCGTTATCGGTATGGGTGCCTGCACCGATTCCAAAGTGAACCGCATGCGTTTCAAAGATCACGACTTCGCGGCGATTGCAGACTTCGGCATGGTGCGTGACGCGGTTGACGCTGCCAAAGCGCTGGGCGTGGAAGCGCGCGTGGGTAACATCTTCTCTGCGGACCTGTTCTACGCGCCGGACGGCGGCGAGATGTTCGACGTGATGGAAAAATACGGCATCCTGGGCGTGGAAATGGAAGCGGCAGGCATCTACGGTGTAGCGGCTGAGTTCGGTGCGAAAGCCCTGACCATCTGCACCGTGTCTGACCATATCCGTACTCACGAGCAGACCACTGCCGCTGAGCGTCAGACCACCTTCAACGACATGATCAAAATCGCGCTGGAATCCGTTCTGCTGGGCGATAAAGAGTAAGAGCTGTTGTGCCGGGTGGCGGCTTCGCCTTACCCGGCCTACGGTTTTCCAGGCCCGCTAAGCGCAGCGCCATCCGGCTTTTTTATTACCTCACCGCCCACGCAATCCACGCCGACAGCTCCCGCAGCTCCATCTCCTGCTCCGGGAAATCGCCGATCAAGGCATCACATGCCTGTTGCAGCATATCCGCCCGGTACAAACAGCCCTGCAGCCGCGCCGCCAGCGCCTCTAACGGGGCCGGGTTCAGGCTGTCGGTAAAGACCTGCGTGCGGGTGATGTGGCCCTTTTCAACGTCGAAATGCAGCTCCACGCCGCCCCAGGTGAAACGCTCATCCAGCAGGTGCGAGAAGGCGGGAGCCTGGCCGAAGTTCCACTCCCAGCTGCTCTGGCGGGCAAAGGTCTCGGCAAAGTTTGGCAGATCCGGCGTCTTGTCCGGGGAGATTACTTCGGCCTCCACGCGTTCGCCATAGTGAGCGAAAAACGCCTCGCGGATCGCGTCGCAGATCTGGTCGTGGGTCACGCCCGGAAGCAGATCCACCAGATTCGCCACCCGGCCGCGCACGGAGGTGATACCTTTGGCCTGCAGCTTTTTCTGGTCGGGATTGAGGTAGTTTGCCAGGCGGCTGAGATCGGCATTCAGCAGTAGGGTGCCGTGGTGGAAACCGCGATCCAGGGTTTCGCGATAGGCCGATCCGGAGACCTTCCGATCGCCATCGGGGGTTTTCACCACCAGGTCGTTGCGCCCGGAGGCTTCCGCCGTTGCCCCCAGCGCCTGTAATGCGCTCAGCACGATGTTAGTAGAGATGGTTTTGTCGTACTCTGGCTTTCCCGCCATAAAGGTAAAGCAGGTATTGCCGAGGTCGTGGAACACCGCGCCGCCGCCGCTGCTGCGACGCGCCAGGCGCACGTTGTCCTCTTCCATGCGCCGCGTGTTGCACTCTTTCCACGGGTTTTGCGCCCGGCCAATGACCACCGTATCGGCGTTGCGCCACAGGAACAGCACCCGCTGCGTGGCGGGCATCTGGCGGAAGATGCACTCTTCCACCGCGAGATTAAACCAGGGATCCCAGGAGTCAGAGATAAGCAGGCGTAACGTCGTCATGGCAAAGTTCCTTTTCTGAATCGTCTGGCTACTTTAACACTATTCCTTCTTCTCGCTCTCTTCCTCTTCGGGCACCGACTTGCTGGCGGTGAGCAGGAACGGCGACTGCTGCCAGCGGGTGCGTTTGCCCTGCAGCAGCGTGCGGGTCAGCACTACGCCTATTGCCAGCGACAGCAGCAGCATCAGGCGCAGGATATTGGTGGTGTTATCCACCTGTTTTGCCTCAGTGGCTAAGGTATGGGTGTCGAGGGTCAGCCGCAGGTAGCCGAGCGGGCCGTTTTTCCCCTGAATCGGCTCCACCAGCTGCTGGTTAAAGTAGCCGCCGGCTTTCTTGCCATCCAGCGCCAGCCTGTCACGCACCTCGACATGCTCGCCTGCCCGGGCGATCAGCTCGCCCTCATTGTCATAGACGCTGGCATCAAGAATGC
This Leclercia sp. S52 DNA region includes the following protein-coding sequences:
- the deoC gene encoding deoxyribose-phosphate aldolase, which translates into the protein MTDLTASSLRALKLMDLTTLNDDDTNEKVIALCHQAKTAVGNTAAVCIYPRFIPIARKTLKEQGTPDVRIATVTNFPHGNDDIEIALAETRAAIAYGADEVDVVFPYRALIAGNEQVGFELVKACKEACAAANVLLKVIIETGELKEEALIRKASEISIKAGADFIKTSTGKVPVNATPESARIMMEVIRDMGVEKTVGFKPAGGVRTAEDAQQFLAIADELFGADWADSRHYRFGASSLLASLLKALGHGDGKSASSY
- the deoA gene encoding thymidine phosphorylase; the protein is MFLAQEIIRKKRDGHALNDEEIRFFINGIRDNTISEGQIAALAMTIFFHDMAMPERVSLTMAMRDSGTVLDWKSLNLNGPIVDKHSTGGVGDVTSLMLGPMVAACGGYIPMISGRGLGHTGGTLDKLEAIPGFDIFPDDNRFRDIIKDVGVAIIGQTSSLAPADKRFYATRDITATVDSIPLITASILAKKLAEGLDALVMDVKVGSGAFMPTYELSAALAEAIVGVSNGAGVRTTALLTDMNQVLASSAGNAVEVREAVQFLTGEYRNPRLFDVTMALCVEMLISGNLAKDDAEARAKLQAVLDNGKAADIFGRMVAAQKGPTDFVENYDKYLPTAMLSKAVYADTEGFVSAMDTRALGMAVVSMGGGRRQASDSIDYSVGFTDMARLGDSVDGQRPLAVIHAKDENSWQDAAKAVKAAITLADKAPESTPTVYRRITE
- the deoB gene encoding phosphopentomutase, yielding MKRAFIMVLDSFGIGATEDADRFGDTGADTMGHIAEACAKGEANNGRQGPLNLPNLTRLGLVKAHEGSTGKVAAGMDGNAEVVGAYAWAHELSSGKDTPSGHWEIAGVPVLFDWGYFSDHENSFPQKLLDKLVERGNLPGYLGNCHSSGTVILDQLGEEHMKTGKPIFYTSADSVFQIACHEETFGLDRLYELCEIAREELTEGGYNIGRVIARPFVGDKAGNFQRTGNRHDLAVEPPAPTVLQKLVDEKDGQVVSVGKIADIYANCGITKKVKATGLDALFDATIKEMKDAGDKTIVFTNFVDFDSSWGHRRDVAGYAAGLELFDRRLPELMELVGEDDILILTADHGCDPTWTGTDHTREHIPVLVYGPKVKPGSLGHRETFADIGQTIAKYFGTSDMEYGKAMF
- the deoD gene encoding purine-nucleoside phosphorylase, translating into MATPHINAEMGDFADVVLMPGDPLRAKHIAETFLEDVREVNNVRGMLGFTGTYKGRKISVMGHGMGIPSCSIYTKELITDFGVKKIIRVGSCGAVRMDVKLRDIVIGMGACTDSKVNRMRFKDHDFAAIADFGMVRDAVDAAKALGVEARVGNIFSADLFYAPDGGEMFDVMEKYGILGVEMEAAGIYGVAAEFGAKALTICTVSDHIRTHEQTTAAERQTTFNDMIKIALESVLLGDKE
- the lplA gene encoding lipoate--protein ligase LplA yields the protein MTTLRLLISDSWDPWFNLAVEECIFRQMPATQRVLFLWRNADTVVIGRAQNPWKECNTRRMEEDNVRLARRSSGGGAVFHDLGNTCFTFMAGKPEYDKTISTNIVLSALQALGATAEASGRNDLVVKTPDGDRKVSGSAYRETLDRGFHHGTLLLNADLSRLANYLNPDQKKLQAKGITSVRGRVANLVDLLPGVTHDQICDAIREAFFAHYGERVEAEVISPDKTPDLPNFAETFARQSSWEWNFGQAPAFSHLLDERFTWGGVELHFDVEKGHITRTQVFTDSLNPAPLEALAARLQGCLYRADMLQQACDALIGDFPEQEMELRELSAWIAWAVR
- a CDS encoding YtjB family periplasmic protein — protein: MARAKLKFRLHRAVIVLSCLALLVALMQGASWFSQNHQRQRNPQLEELAHTLARQVSLNIAPLMRTETPDEKRIAQVLRLLTDESRILDASVYDNEGELIARAGEHVEVRDRLALDGKKAGGYFNQQLVEPIQGKNGPLGYLRLTLDTHTLATEAKQVDNTTNILRLMLLLSLAIGVVLTRTLLQGKRTRWQQSPFLLTASKSVPEEEESEKKE